The following DNA comes from candidate division KSB1 bacterium.
GAACGTGGTTCAAATTTATTTTAAGCCGCGGCGGCGAGTTATTAAAAGAGACCGCCGGGCGTTTCGAGGTGCGTGAAAAAAGTTTTCAAATCTGAGCTGTTTTATTGCTTCAGCAAACCGCGGGGTAAATTTCAGGTAGAAACGAGAGCAGCCATAACATGAAGAGTCTGACCGCATACTTGCAGCCGATTCGCCGGCGCATGGGCCTGCGATTCGTCATCGATCGCAACGCCGATCATCGCCAGTCCATCTTTCTTGCCGGCACGGGCCGGAGCGGCGGCACATGGTTGTCCGAGATCATCAATCAACACAATGAATATCGCTTCATCTTCGAGCCATTTCACCCCAAACGCGCGCCCTGGATGAAGCCCTTCGGAGAACGCCGGTACATGCGGCCGACGGAGAATGATCCGGAATTTTTGAAGCTCGCCCAGTCGATTATAACCGGAAAGATTCGACACGCGTGGACGGAACGATTCAACCGGCGTTTGATCGCCGACCAGCGCTTGATCAAAGAGGATTACGCCAATCTCATGATGAAGTGGCTTCGCCTCAACTTTCCCGGAATGCCGCTGATTCTTTTGCTGCGACATCCGTGTGCCATAGCGGCCTCTTTTGTCGCGCACCAATATAAGGGTGCCGTCATGCCTCTGCTCGATCAGGAGAAGTTGGTCGAGGACTTTCTGCATCCCTACGTGGACGACATTCGACGCGCCCGCGATACTTTCGAGCGAACGATTTTCCTCTGGTGCGTGGAGACGCTTGTGCCTCTGCGCCAATGCCGCCCGGGAGAGATACACGTGGTTTTCTTTGAAAATCTCGTCCAACATCCGGAGGCCGAGATCGGAAAGCTGTTTTCTTATCTCGGCAAGAGCATGGAAGGTCTCGACTTTGAAAAGCTGAAGCTTCCCTCGCTCACCTCCAGAAAGGCAACCAGCGCCGTTTGGACCGGCGCCAACCGCATTGAAAGCTGGAAAAAGCAGGTGAGCAGCGAGCAGCGCCAGCGCGCTCTCGAAATCCTCAATTTGTTTGGATTGGACTGCATCTACACGGACGATTCCATGCCCCGCGTGGAAGGAGCGCTCGAAATCATGAATGGCGAGCATGCCACGTGCTGAATGCTTGTGCCAATCGCTTCCAATCATTTCGCCAGCCGGTTGCGGCACACAGTGTTTCGTTGAAATTTCTTTGTCGTGCAGTAATGCTGAAAAAACGAATTTTTCTTTACGGTTCCATTTTTGTTGGCATCTTGTTTTTGGGCTGTCTCCTCAGCAATTATTTTCTGAATCATGTCAACACCTCGTTGGTTTATTATGATTCGGGAAAGACGCTGACGATTGGAACGCACGCCGCCAAAAACACCTCTTTGCCGCTGTTGGCAGATGCAAAAGTTCGCAATGTCATTCTTTTCATCGGCGACGGCATGGGCTTGAGCCAGATCACTGCGGCGCGCATCAATTTGCTGGGGCCGGACGGCAGATTTTATTTCGATCAGATGCCGGTGACCGGATTGGTGACAACCCACGCCGCCGATGATTTGATCACTGACTCAGCGGCGGCGGGGACCGCGCTAGCCAGCGGCGTGAAAACCACCAACGGCAGCGTCGGCGTTGATGCCAGCGGCAAAAGCCATCTGACCATTCTCGAAGCAGCGCGCGACGCCGGTTTGTCCACCGGCCTGGTGACGACGACGCATTTGACTGACGCCACGCCGGCGGTGTTTGCGGCGCATGTGCGAAGCCGTGGCATGAAAGAAGAAATCGCGCTGCAGCTTTTGCGCGCGCGGGTGAACGTTTTGCTCGGCGAAGGCGAGTATTTTTATCCGAAAAGCGATCCGCGCAGCGCCAGAAAAGACGACGAGAACCCTCTGGCGCTCGCGAAGGAATTGGGCTACGTGGTCATTGAAAAAAGATCGGATGTGGCCGGCGCCGAGGCGGATTTCCTTCTCGGCCTGTTTGAAGACTTGACCACCGATCGCATGAAGCCGGCCCTGCAGTCAGAAAAAAATCCCCCGAGCCTGGCGGAATTAACTGCAAAAGCGCTGGAAATTTTAAACCGGAACGCGAAGGGATTTTTTCTGATGGTCGAAGCCGAGGGCGTGGACATGGGCTGCCACGCCAATCGCGTGGATTATTTCATTCATCATCTAAAAAATTTCGATGAGGCAGTCAAAGCCGGGCTCGATTTTGCGCTTCGCGATGGACACACGTTGGTGCTTGTCACTGCCGATCACGAAACCGGCGGTTTGAATATTATCGGTGGCT
Coding sequences within:
- a CDS encoding sulfotransferase, with protein sequence MKSLTAYLQPIRRRMGLRFVIDRNADHRQSIFLAGTGRSGGTWLSEIINQHNEYRFIFEPFHPKRAPWMKPFGERRYMRPTENDPEFLKLAQSIITGKIRHAWTERFNRRLIADQRLIKEDYANLMMKWLRLNFPGMPLILLLRHPCAIAASFVAHQYKGAVMPLLDQEKLVEDFLHPYVDDIRRARDTFERTIFLWCVETLVPLRQCRPGEIHVVFFENLVQHPEAEIGKLFSYLGKSMEGLDFEKLKLPSLTSRKATSAVWTGANRIESWKKQVSSEQRQRALEILNLFGLDCIYTDDSMPRVEGALEIMNGEHATC
- a CDS encoding alkaline phosphatase, coding for MGCLLSNYFLNHVNTSLVYYDSGKTLTIGTHAAKNTSLPLLADAKVRNVILFIGDGMGLSQITAARINLLGPDGRFYFDQMPVTGLVTTHAADDLITDSAAAGTALASGVKTTNGSVGVDASGKSHLTILEAARDAGLSTGLVTTTHLTDATPAVFAAHVRSRGMKEEIALQLLRARVNVLLGEGEYFYPKSDPRSARKDDENPLALAKELGYVVIEKRSDVAGAEADFLLGLFEDLTTDRMKPALQSEKNPPSLAELTAKALEILNRNAKGFFLMVEAEGVDMGCHANRVDYFIHHLKNFDEAVKAGLDFALRDGHTLVLVTADHETGGLNIIGGSQVDKKFELAWATDRHTGQPVPLFAFGPHAMRFTGLKDNTEIPKLVAELMELDSFPKNFSPTEIEIQQK